A region of the Myxococcus stipitatus DSM 14675 genome:
GGTGCGGTCGTTGTAGGGGTCGAACGCGAACGGGTTCTTCTGTCGCGTCGCGCTGGTGGTGTAGCGGACGTCGTAGAAGCCCGCGAGTCCCAGGTCCGGGAAGTAGCTGCGCTCGCGGATGAACACTTCCGCCTCGCGCGCGATGATTCCGGCGGCAATGGCGGTGAGCTCCGGCCGGTAGTTCTCGGCCAGGGTCAGCGCTCGCTCCAAGGAAGGTGGTTCCACCGCGGCCTGCGGCTCGAGGTCCTCCTCGACGACCTCCACCTCGGCCCCCGGCGACGCGTTGGCCAGCACACCGATGGCCGTCAGCGCGAGCATCTTCCCCTGCTGGGCCTCCGCCTTGCGCGCCTCCACCACCTGCCGGAAGAAGCGGACCTTGTACGTGTCCACCTGGGAGACCTGGGGCGACTCTTCCTTCAAGAGCGCGGCGATCTTCTCGGCGGCGTCCTCCAACCGCTTGGCAACCTCGTCGATCTGCTGGAGGCCCGAGCGCGCCAGCTGATAGCTGAAGTAGGCCTGGGCGGCCTGGAAGCCCGCCTCATCTCGGGCCCGCTCTCGCAGCGCCGCACCGAGGACAGGCCCCTGTGCTCCCGCCTTCTTGAGCGCCGTCAGCTTTCCGAAAGTGTAGAGCGGCAACACGGCGTTGCCGTTCGAGAACATCGTCACGCCGACCTTGCCGAAGTTGAGGTCACCTTCGTAGGAGGCCTTCGTGGTGGGCGGCCCGCCCAGGGAGTTGTTCCGGGCCTCAGGCACCGGACCGCCCATGCCCACTGAGATCTCGAACTTGGGGAACCACGCCCAGCGCGCCTGTTCATAGAGCGCCTCGAACTTGCGCAGCTCCGCGCTCGCCTCCTCCACTCGGGAGTCCGACGTGCGAGCCCGCTCCACGAGCTGCTCCAACGTCAGGGGCGAGGCCTTTGCCGGAGCGGCCTCTGCGTCGGGCGTCTGGCGCACCTTGTCCCCGGCCTGCTGCGCCTCGACCGCGGTCTCCCGCATCGGAGCGGGCGACACCGTCCGGCCCTCGATCTGCGGCGTCGGATTCTCCACCGTCTCGGGAGCAATCACCGGAGGTGCTGGAGGAATCACCGTACCCGCGCTGGGATTCGTATTGGGCGAGGGCGTTCTCGGCGCCGAAGGCGTCGAGACAGAGGGCTTCGCGCCAGCACCTGTCGAGGAATCACCGCCGGTTCCGGTCCCCGTCGCACCCGAGGTGGAGGGGCCGCTCGGCGTCGGCGCGCTTCCCGTGGTTCCCGGCGTCGCGCCGCCACCCTGCCCCGTGGAGCCGGGTGTGAACTGCGCGGCGGACAGTCCGGCCGCGAGCACCAGCGCCACTGTCACGCCTCGATCCAGGTGTCTGCGCATCACTCGGCCTCTCGCGAGCCCCCATACCCGAGAATCTCGCGATGGCGCAGCATCTTCGTTCGCCGACACACAGTCACCGCCCAACTTCATTGGCAACCCAGAGTCCGCCTTCGTCACGCTTGGATCAGTCCCCGCACCGGCTCGGTGGGTTTTCTGAACGAAACACCGCAGCCACCGCGACGTGTCCTCGAGCCCCGCCGCCAGAATCATTGGGAGCCTGGGGCCCGGCGAAGACACCGGAAAACAAAAAAGCCCGCCTGGTTTCCCAGGCGGGCCTTTCTATTTCAGAGTGGAGCTAACCGGGATCGAACCGGTGACCTCTTGAATGCCATTCAAGCGCTCTCCCAGCTGAGCTATAGCCCCGATTTTTTGCTGCTGGCCGCCTTGGGAAGCGGCCGGCGTCGGAAGTGGGTGCCTTCTACCGTTTCTTGTTCCCAGGTGCCAGAACTGTTTGAGGCTTCGGTGCATTTTTTCCAACCTTCAACCGCTCGGCGATCTCCTCGCCCTCCCGAAGGATGTCCGTGAGCTCACGGGCATGCGCTTCCGCCGCCTGCTCGGCCGCCTCGATGGACTTGAGCGCCGAAGCGAATCCAGCGGGGAGCTCCAGCTTCCCCTTCTGGATCTGCCGGTAGACGAGCTCGCCCAGCTCCTTCAGGGCGCGGTCCTTCTGGTCCTTGAGGACGGTGGCCTTGGCGTTCGCGCGAGCGAGGTCCGTGTTGCGCTCCACCGCTTCGCGGAGCTGCGTCAGTCGCGCCTGCGCGGACTGGAAGGCCTCGTTGATCTGCTTCATCACTTCGGTCTGCTTCGCGTCGGCCGCCACGTGGGTATCACCCCTTGAAGAACCTTCGCTGGCGTAGCGTGTGGCCTCGTGGACTGTCAACCCTACCGAGTCCTGCGAAGCCTCGCGGCGAAGAAGCCGCCCCCGGGCACGCGCGGAGGCAGCGCCTTGAGGTACGGGCCCTGCGCGGCACGTGCGGACTGCTCCGCCCCCAGCACGTCCGAGACCGGCTCCAGCGTGAACTCCGGGTGCTTCGCCAGGAAGGCCTCGACGACCGCCTCGTCCTCCTCGGGCAACACCGAGCAGGTGGCATAGACGACGAGTGCACCGTGCTTCACCTGGCGGGAAACCTCCTCCAGCAGCTCCGACTGGGTCGTCTGGAACTTGGAGATCTCCTGCGCGGTCAGCTTCCACTTCTGGTCGGGCTCTCGGGCCAGCGAGCCCGTGCCGCTGCAAGGCGCATCGATGAGGAGGACATCCGCCTCGGACAGCGGCATCGGCTGCGGGAAGGCGACCTGCCGGAGGGAGAAGTGGCGCACGCGCTCACGGGCCTCGGCCAAGCGGCGCCGGGAGCGATCTCCCGCGAGCACCTTGCCCGACGGACCGACGAAGTCCGCCAGCGCCAGTGTCTTGCCGCCCGCGCCCGCGCAGACATCCGCCACGGTGAGCCCCGTCATCGAGCCCCCCACGGGACGGCACACCTCGGAGATGAGCTGGCTGCCCACGTCCTGGACCTGGAGCCGGCCCGTCTTCATGACGCGCGTCTCGAAGACGCGGTGGCTGGCATCCACCACCCGCACCGCGTCGGGCGCCGCGAGCACCGCCTCCGCGGCGACCCCTTCCTCGATCAAGGCCGCGAGCACCACATCCCGCGTCCCCGGAGGACGGACCCGGAAGTGCAGCCCGGGGTCTTCATCCAAGGAGGACAGCAGTCCCTCGAGAACCTCTTCGGGATAG
Encoded here:
- a CDS encoding TolC family protein, which gives rise to MRRHLDRGVTVALVLAAGLSAAQFTPGSTGQGGGATPGTTGSAPTPSGPSTSGATGTGTGGDSSTGAGAKPSVSTPSAPRTPSPNTNPSAGTVIPPAPPVIAPETVENPTPQIEGRTVSPAPMRETAVEAQQAGDKVRQTPDAEAAPAKASPLTLEQLVERARTSDSRVEEASAELRKFEALYEQARWAWFPKFEISVGMGGPVPEARNNSLGGPPTTKASYEGDLNFGKVGVTMFSNGNAVLPLYTFGKLTALKKAGAQGPVLGAALRERARDEAGFQAAQAYFSYQLARSGLQQIDEVAKRLEDAAEKIAALLKEESPQVSQVDTYKVRFFRQVVEARKAEAQQGKMLALTAIGVLANASPGAEVEVVEEDLEPQAAVEPPSLERALTLAENYRPELTAIAAGIIAREAEVFIRERSYFPDLGLAGFYDVRYTTSATRQKNPFAFDPYNDRTAGLGLVMRGTFDIPIKDAQLDQARAELDKLRAQEKQIRAGIRLEVTKVHGELVAAWAKARAFTDAEKSARRWVTAAFAAFDLGTGETRDLVDAFTAYAQVTGDRAKSWFDVRLGMAALARVTGTPPAPGE
- a CDS encoding RsmB/NOP family class I SAM-dependent RNA methyltransferase; amino-acid sequence: MLRGEPLKAALANALRDADGLGGQERRFAALVVRELSRHQRLLDLASRTLGHPPGKLGLTEDQALVRYALWRRLFCGENWARIGPEVRLPGPVRPRTIKDDILQNVVESPLSEPPLPDSHAERLAVRYSFPNWLVQKLAQAYPEEVLEGLLSSLDEDPGLHFRVRPPGTRDVVLAALIEEGVAAEAVLAAPDAVRVVDASHRVFETRVMKTGRLQVQDVGSQLISEVCRPVGGSMTGLTVADVCAGAGGKTLALADFVGPSGKVLAGDRSRRRLAEARERVRHFSLRQVAFPQPMPLSEADVLLIDAPCSGTGSLAREPDQKWKLTAQEISKFQTTQSELLEEVSRQVKHGALVVYATCSVLPEEDEAVVEAFLAKHPEFTLEPVSDVLGAEQSARAAQGPYLKALPPRVPGGGFFAARLRRTR